A window of Luteolibacter flavescens contains these coding sequences:
- a CDS encoding SDR family oxidoreductase: MRSILITGGNGGLGSGIGRYFLEKDPEAKVWLGVRSNRSTAEALEAEFPGRCALIDLEVTSKESWETAVATITETDGRLDVLVNNAGLHRDHLLATMPDEVWSSVISANLDAVFLGCRAVIRPMMGQRFGRIINISSLSAILPPLGQTNYAAAKAGVVALTQTLAKEVARAGITVNAILPGYIATEALAHMDEDAAKRAKAGIPMRRFGTPAEVASAVLFLACHDAGYVTGSALKIDGGIF; the protein is encoded by the coding sequence GTGCGCAGCATTCTCATCACCGGCGGCAATGGCGGGCTCGGCTCCGGCATCGGTCGCTATTTCCTCGAAAAGGATCCCGAGGCCAAGGTGTGGCTCGGCGTCCGCAGCAACCGCTCCACCGCCGAGGCGCTGGAGGCGGAGTTCCCCGGCCGCTGCGCGCTCATCGATCTGGAGGTCACCTCGAAGGAAAGCTGGGAGACCGCAGTCGCCACCATCACCGAGACGGATGGCCGCCTCGACGTGCTGGTGAACAATGCCGGCCTCCACCGCGATCACCTGCTCGCCACCATGCCGGACGAGGTGTGGTCATCGGTGATCTCAGCGAATCTCGATGCCGTCTTCCTCGGCTGCCGCGCGGTCATCCGCCCGATGATGGGACAGCGCTTCGGACGCATCATCAATATCTCGTCGCTTAGCGCGATCCTGCCGCCGCTCGGCCAGACGAACTACGCCGCGGCGAAGGCGGGCGTGGTCGCTCTTACCCAGACGCTCGCGAAGGAAGTCGCCCGCGCCGGCATCACCGTGAATGCCATCCTCCCCGGCTACATCGCCACCGAGGCGCTGGCGCACATGGATGAGGATGCTGCAAAACGCGCGAAGGCAGGCATCCCCATGCGGCGCTTCGGCACCCCCGCCGAGGTGGCATCCGCGGTGCTGTTTCTCGCTTGCCACGATGCGGGCTACGTCACAGGGTCCGCCCTGAAAATCGACGGCGGCATTTTCTAA
- a CDS encoding patatin-like phospholipase family protein, which produces MSGMPPEPGHDPGLAVCLSSSFFGYYAHLGLLGAMEEAGLRPGRIAGASAGALAGGLWAAGLRGAALERVIYDFHFRRAFFDLGAFYRWPGIFSGLAGAGLLSGVRIRRYLRRVIGELRIEDLDSPRLEIAVANITKGCSEVRTRGPLIDFLIASCAVPILFQPQRIGGEEFLDGGVANETPFDHWLDDPAIHTIVVHRIQHSSCMKGLPWRTPGGMMGECHRVVSGELLRRRTEDAMAAGKQLIFLETAHDHPGLLHGGKSRTFFAAGAATFRQSSLCTPVPRVAREIPLSPAERAS; this is translated from the coding sequence ATGAGCGGCATGCCACCGGAGCCCGGCCACGATCCGGGACTGGCAGTCTGCTTGTCCTCGTCGTTCTTCGGCTACTATGCCCATCTCGGCCTGCTCGGCGCGATGGAGGAGGCGGGCTTGCGCCCCGGCCGCATCGCGGGCGCTTCCGCCGGTGCGCTGGCGGGCGGGCTATGGGCGGCGGGCCTGCGCGGCGCGGCGCTGGAGCGGGTGATCTACGATTTCCATTTCCGCCGCGCGTTCTTCGATCTCGGCGCCTTCTACCGCTGGCCCGGTATTTTCAGCGGCTTGGCCGGAGCGGGCCTCCTGTCCGGCGTGCGGATCCGGCGCTACCTGCGCCGCGTGATCGGCGAGCTGCGCATCGAGGATCTGGACAGCCCGCGGCTGGAAATCGCCGTCGCGAATATCACGAAGGGCTGCAGCGAGGTCCGCACGCGCGGTCCGTTGATCGATTTCCTCATCGCGAGCTGCGCGGTGCCTATCCTCTTCCAGCCGCAGCGGATCGGCGGCGAGGAATTCCTCGATGGCGGCGTGGCAAATGAGACGCCATTCGACCACTGGCTGGACGATCCAGCCATCCACACCATCGTCGTCCACCGCATCCAGCATTCCTCCTGCATGAAGGGCCTGCCGTGGCGCACGCCGGGCGGAATGATGGGGGAGTGCCACCGCGTGGTATCGGGCGAATTGCTCCGCCGCCGCACCGAGGACGCCATGGCCGCGGGGAAGCAGCTCATCTTCCTGGAAACCGCGCATGATCACCCCGGGCTGCTGCACGGGGGGAAATCCCGTACCTTTTTCGCCGCCGGAGCCGCCACTTTCCGTCAATCCTCGCTCTGCACGCCCGTTCCACGGGTGGCGCGAGAAATTCCCCTTTCCCCCGCGGAGAGGGCGTCCTAG
- a CDS encoding acyl carrier protein — MAQGAELRQKIKEVMVEELMLDFDAAEIGDETAIFGAGGLGLDSVDALQLVVAIEKHFGLKIADAEKAKGVLQSVETIAKAIEEKG, encoded by the coding sequence ATGGCTCAAGGCGCGGAACTCCGGCAAAAGATCAAGGAAGTGATGGTCGAGGAATTGATGCTCGACTTCGATGCGGCGGAGATCGGCGACGAAACCGCGATCTTCGGTGCCGGTGGACTGGGGCTGGATTCCGTCGATGCGCTGCAGCTTGTCGTCGCCATCGAGAAGCATTTCGGCCTGAAGATCGCCGACGCCGAGAAGGCGAAGGGCGTGCTCCAGAGCGTGGAGACCATTGCGAAGGCGATCGAGGAGAAGGGTTGA
- a CDS encoding lysylphosphatidylglycerol synthase transmembrane domain-containing protein produces the protein MKKWLLFLAKLAFTVACLWWALSGQNLQESATFWPKDPEWSWALAAIALGGVTVFLSAFRWWMLLLAQGIPVTLWRATQLTLISGLFNLMGVSSVTGDAAKIFLLIRDHREQKLAVTMSVLVDHLVGLVAMALTFFAVTATSFRAVESQSELGETAIKFGWVYFSGGLAMIALMCVVASPWVNERIHRRVTNPRIVRMKQIPDVYDVFRKKWKLVLPALVSNLVMLPLYYATFWCGVQFVGSDTGFMSVFAAMPVVDAASAMPVSISGIGVREIALKTLMSDLVGLEPGISVLGSLVGFATGTLFWAFAGGLLFLRPSNRTSMKEIEETTQSEA, from the coding sequence ATGAAAAAGTGGCTGCTCTTCCTCGCGAAGCTCGCCTTCACCGTCGCGTGCCTGTGGTGGGCGCTCTCCGGGCAGAATCTCCAGGAGTCCGCGACCTTCTGGCCAAAGGATCCGGAGTGGTCCTGGGCGCTCGCTGCCATCGCTCTCGGCGGTGTGACCGTCTTCCTGTCCGCCTTCCGCTGGTGGATGCTGCTGCTGGCGCAGGGCATCCCCGTGACGCTGTGGCGGGCCACCCAGCTCACGCTGATCAGCGGGCTCTTCAATCTCATGGGCGTGAGCAGCGTCACCGGGGATGCGGCGAAGATCTTCCTGCTCATCCGCGATCACCGGGAGCAAAAGCTGGCCGTGACCATGTCGGTGCTGGTGGATCACCTCGTCGGCCTGGTCGCCATGGCGCTCACCTTCTTCGCCGTCACCGCGACGAGCTTCCGCGCGGTGGAGTCGCAGAGCGAGCTGGGCGAGACGGCCATCAAGTTCGGCTGGGTCTATTTCAGCGGCGGGCTGGCGATGATCGCCCTGATGTGCGTGGTGGCCAGCCCGTGGGTGAACGAGCGCATCCACCGGCGCGTGACGAATCCCCGCATCGTCCGGATGAAGCAGATCCCGGACGTGTACGATGTCTTCCGCAAGAAGTGGAAGCTGGTGCTGCCCGCCCTCGTGTCGAATCTCGTGATGCTGCCGCTTTACTACGCCACCTTCTGGTGTGGCGTGCAGTTCGTCGGCAGCGATACCGGCTTCATGTCCGTCTTCGCCGCCATGCCGGTGGTGGATGCCGCCAGCGCGATGCCGGTCTCGATCTCGGGCATCGGCGTCCGTGAAATCGCGCTGAAGACCCTGATGAGCGACCTCGTGGGGCTGGAGCCGGGCATCTCCGTGCTCGGTTCGCTGGTCGGATTTGCCACCGGAACGCTGTTCTGGGCATTTGCCGGCGGTTTGCTATTCTTGCGCCCGTCCAACCGGACATCGATGAAGGAAATCGAGGAAACCACCCAGTCGGAGGCATGA